In Leptolyngbya sp. 'hensonii', the genomic stretch GTAAATTGCCTGCTAGACGATGCTCTACATCTCCATTGATTATCAAACCAGGAATTTTTTCCAGAAGCAAATTTTGAAGCTTGTCACGTTTGGCAGCGATCGCCCCTTCATCCTCATCCATCTCCAGCGATCGCAACCGACAAGCCTCTCCCAACCCCACGACACCTGGAACATTAAGGGTGCCTGGTCTGATTCCCTTTTGCTGCCCACCTCCAAACAGAAGCGGCTCTAATTGGTAACCCTTTCGGATTACCAATGCTCCAACTCCTTTGGGACCATAAAGCTTATGGGCAGAGATAGAAAGGAAGGTAATGCCCCACTCCTCAAACTGTATGGGAATTTTGCCCACTGCTTGGGAAGCGTCGCAAAGAAAAGGAATGTTGTAATGTTGAGCAATCTGTCCAATCTTCTGGATTGGGTATACGTTGCCAATCTCGTTGTTCGCTGCCATGACACAGAGCAGGGACAGCCCCTCGGCGCAGACTTGCTCCAAATGGTTCAGGTCAAGCCTACCTTTGGAATCTACTTGGAGATAAACTTCAAGAATGGCACGAAAGTAGCCAGAATCACGGGGGAACCGCAGAGCAGGAAGTGCCCATCCAAATGCACCGATAACTGGAAGGCTTTCTTCAAGGATGCGTGATCACGCTTGAACATGTAACTCCTGGTATTTGCCATAATTTAAACCCCTGATTTGTTGCTAAAGATATCAAAGGCTGTACTACGTTACTGTAGGCATTTGTGAGCTTCTCTAAATCCAGTAGGTCATCTTGAGTATAAATATTTAAGCCTTCAATATAGTTCTCTATTGTCTGATTCCATGCATTTTTAGCCATTTTTTCATGGCATATCAGCAAGCCTGTATGTTGTGCCTCCACAAATTTCGCCAGAAACTGAGAGGGTGGCAGGTTGTTTGACTTTGCAGAATTGATTTCAGGCGTTGTAGGAACT encodes the following:
- a CDS encoding aminotransferase class V-fold PLP-dependent enzyme; its protein translation is MLEESLPVIGAFGWALPALRFPRDSGYFRAILEVYLQVDSKGRLDLNHLEQVCAEGLSLLCVMAANNEIGNVYPIQKIGQIAQHYNIPFLCDASQAVGKIPIQFEEWGITFLSISAHKLYGPKGVGALVIRKGYQLEPLLFGGGQQKGIRPGTLNVPGVVGLGEACRLRSLEMDEDEGAIAAKRDKLQNLLLEKIPGLIINGDVEHRLAGNLHISVPGIPNSAIIARVRHQLAISTGSACSSGVEAPSHVFQTLNLPEDVIGGVLRIGIGKFTTYEEIEYAAAILYNAVCQIQQTLATA
- a CDS encoding HNH endonuclease domain-containing protein, giving the protein MPHQHKKRCIDPEKFSLDHYLPWSFIAHDQLWNLVPTTPEINSAKSNNLPPSQFLAKFVEAQHTGLLICHEKMAKNAWNQTIENYIEGLNIYTQDDLLDLEKLTNAYSNVVQPLISLATNQGFKLWQIPGVTCSSVITHP